The DNA sequence CTGTGAAGAGCGACGCCTCCAAAGACCTGCCTTTACTCTTCAGAACCAAACCTGGACCTTCTCCGGGACTCAGCAGTGAGTCTGTGAAGAGCGACGCCTCCAAAGACCTGCCTTTACTCTTCAGAACCAAACCTGGACCTTTAAGGTAAGAGACTGGATTCATTCATGAAATATTGGAGATGTCAGGGATCAGATTCATGAATCAGCTGATCAAACCTGTGAAAGTTTATTGAtgaagaaatgtctccacagagagaCGTCTGGGGTTTCTGTGGACGAGCAGACAACCTGCTGTTCTTTGTGTCAGAACGTCCTAAAGGATCCGGTCTCTACCAGGTGTGGACACTGGTTCTGCAAATACTGCATCACCTCACACTGGAACCAGTCTGGTCCACCAGGAGACCTCTGCTGTCCTCAGTGTGGACAGAACATCAGCATCCCGAGTAAGACCTGATTTATTCTCCAtttctttacaaaaacacaaatttttcacagtttcagtCTTCTCCATGGCAACTGTAGACTGTTCCTTTATCTGTTGTTTACAACTGGTCATGAAACATCAAGATGGAGACAATGAACTACAAATCACATTGTGCCCCAAAATATGACTGTGTCCACTTTTGTCCCAAcaaaatattcaattcaattcagttttatttgtatagcgccaaatcataacatacatgatctcaggtctgtacatagacaatatcatggagagcagagaaaccccaCAATTCAcgcaatgagcaaacactagggggcagtggagagaaaaaagtcccttttaacagaagaagaactcTGTGACAGAagcagactcacacatgtgcagcatctgcctcaaccgacagaggagagagaccgGGAGcacatacacaacaactgtctcaagttacaagtttacagtttatagaaatacaatgtcatttatatcagcagcagcagagactgttgataaaaattatactgatatcgacttttaattaaagcataataataatggtgatgatatgtatgataaatACTCAGTTGTAGCTCAACACAAGAGTAGAACGTATACATTATAGACCAAAGACTGAACATGTGCCTGCTGAAGACATCACAGTGTTTTCTCATGCAGCATTAAGGTTTTAGATTTCAGATCCTCAGATTCTTTCTTCAGTCTGactttgtctcttgtctttcagcagatgttggtctgcaggaggttctagatgaacataagatcagtctgaggagcagatttgaacatgtgactgaaggaacTGGTGGAAGAGGAAGTAGAACCCTCCTGAACAGgatcttcactgagctctacatcacacagggacagagtgaagaggtcaaTACTCAACATGAGGTGAGGCAGCTGGAGACGACCTTCAAGAAGAAGATGGTCCAGGACACTCCCATCAAGTGCtgcgacatctttaaagccttacctgaccagcaggggcgcatcagagtcgtcctgaccaacggcgtcgctggtgttggaaaaaccttctcggtgcagaagttcactctggactgggccgaGGGTTTTGAAAACCAGGATGTGAATCTGCTGATTGTGCTCTCGTTCAGGGAGCTGAACCTGATCAGagatcagcagcacagtcttctcACGCTGCTCCATGTTTTCCATCCAACATTACAGAAGGTCAGCGCAGAGAAGCTCGCTGTCTGTAaacctttgttcatctttgacggCCTGGATGAAAGCAGACTCTCACTGGACATCAGCAGCAGGACCCGGGTTTCTGGcgtcacacacaggtcatcagTCAACGTGCTGCTGACCAACCTCATCCAGGGGAATCTGCTTCCCTCGGCTCTCATCTGGATAACCTCTCGACCTGCAgcggccaatcagatccctcctacaTGTGTTGACAGGGTAACAGAAGTCAGAGGCTTCACTGACGACCAGAAGGACgagtacttcaggaagagatCCAGATCTGAAGATCTGTCCAGCAGAATCATCTCGCACATCAAGACGTCCaggagcctccacatcatgtgtcaaatcccagtcttctgctggatcagtgctacagttctggagcacatgttgaccacagagcagagaggagagctgcccaagaccctgacagacCTGTACTCACACTTCCTGCTGGTTCAGATCATGAGTAAGAAGAACAAGTACGATAAAGGATGTGAGACGAGTCCACGGCAGCTGACGGAGGCTGACAGGGAAGTTCTTCTGAAGCTGGGGAGGCTGGCCTTTGAACATCTGCAAAAaggagacatcatgttctaccaagAAGACCTGGAGCGGTGTGGTCTTGATGTGACAGAGGCCTCGGTGTACTCAGGAGTTTGTACAGAGATCTTCAGAAGAGAGAGCGTGATCTTCCAGAAAACAGTCTactgctttgttcatctgagcattcaggagtttctggctgcagtcTACATGTTCCACTGCTACgccaacaggaagacagaggtaCTGCAGGACTTTCTGGGAAAACAAGATGATAATTCAATCCTGGATGAATTCATGAAAGGAGCCATGAAGAAATcccttcaaagtgaaaatggtcaccTGGACCTGTTTGTTCGCTTCCTTCATGGACTCTGTCTGGAGTCCAACCAGAGACTTGTGGGAGGTCTGCTGGGTCAGACTCAGAACAGTCCAGAGATCATGCAGAGAGTCACTGACAACCTGAAGAGGCTGAAGGCTCGCAACATCTCTCCTAACAGATGCATcaacatcttccactgtctgaTCGAGATGAATGACAACACGGTGCACCAGGAGATCCAAGAGTTCCTGAATGCTGAGAAAAGACCAGCAAAGGAGGTGTCTGAGATCCACTGCTCAGCTCTGGCCTACATGTTGCAGATGTCAGAGGAGGTTCAGGACGAGTTCAACCTGAGAACATTCAACACATCAGTGGAGGGACGTTTGAGACTGATTCCAGCTGTGAGGAACTGCAGGAGGGCTCGGTGAGTCCAGATCTCAGGACTGGAACCAGTCACTGATATAATCACATTCTGTTGTAACATATGAAATTACACAGGACTCTTACAGGTTCTGTTGTTTTACTGCTCACAGAGTCAACCGGTTACGACTCTCACAGCCTCACTGTGAAGTCATTGGCTtggctctgaagtccaacccgtCTTACCTGACACATCTGGACCTGAGGTGGAACCACCTGGAGGAGTCAGGAGTGAAGGAGCTGAGTTCTGGACTGCAGAGTCCACACTGTTGCCTGGAGAACCTCAggtcagacacagaaacaaccaGATCATGTGATATGACGTGTGATTTGATGTTTGTGGTCTAGTTGCAGACTGAGGTCAGCAGCAGGTTCTGAACCTGTGCACATGAACAGGTGTATGATGTTGTCATTGAATCAGTAGATTTCAGTGACTCAGTGATGTTATTGATATATTGGAGTGGATAATTGACTTTTGTCTcgttttttcttctgtcttcagTCTGAGCGAGTGCAggttgacagagatcagctgtgtCTCTCTGGCCTCggctctgaactccaacccctcgCACCTGAAACACCTGGACCTGAATAAAAATGAGCTGAAGGATTCAGGAGCGAAGGAGCTGAGTGGTTTTCTGCGGAGTCCAGACTGTggactggagactctgaggtCAGACACCATGGTTTAGTGACCACACATGTTTTAAAGGAATCACTGgttcactctcagtgaaaacatgaacgaaaaactgattttagcctcttaacaaAGGACTGgtgtaataaaatctatgtcagtgAAGTCTTCGATATCTATGTCACAtctcacgtctttatctcactgtcagacagacttttccaacaggaaactgaagtttgtaaaccactcactctcccacaccaaagtccatagagaaaatcggtgattttaacatcacacacagaggagttgttgatccactgctgtttccatcactaagttctaatttCTTAtgttgtcacttcagtgtttgaaatccaacattcagattgacctcagtgtgtccctgcgagctaaaatctgttttccttgtgtctctgctggcaggCATGTTTTCAGCCATGAGTGTCAGATTGGCTCTTAGAGCAGGGGGTGCTCACAGCACAGTGTCAGTACCTCTGATGCTAAACTGATACTGAGTCCAGTTCAGCAGACCTTaccacactctcactcacactttaaatggactttatttaagtaaagttgttgttttgttgtctttcaGTCTGATtgactgcagtttgacagagatcggctgttcttctctggcctcggctctgaagtccaaccctcACCTGAAAGTCCTGGACCTGAGCTGGAACAAGCTGCAGGACACTGGAGTGAAGGAGCTGAGTGGTTTTCTGGAGAGTCCAGATTGTGGACTGAAGACTCTGAGGTCAGACACCATGGTTTAGTTCTGTGTTCAGAGGAATATTAGTTTTGAGAGGTTTAAACCTGTTAACTGCAGTGTTGGTTTGAATATGGATACTGTGAGGACAGAGGGGACAGCCCCAGTGGACAGTAAGGAGCTGATGGACTTTACCATGAAGATGACGTGTAGTTATTAGATTGATGTCAGGAGATATTTATCAACAGTAACCTTATCAATGTCCTGCTGTTTCTCCTCTGAGGACTGGAGGAACCTGAGCAGGTCTGACCTTCAGCTTCTTGGTCAGTGTCCTACAGTAATCTTCAGTCCACAGCTCCAAGATGATCCGTGGTGATGATGCTAGCTGGGTCATATGCTAGCTTATCTGTGGAGAGTCGGGTTCTCTCGGGTTCCGTCTGTCACTGGTTCTCCTCCTGTTCTTCTCATCTCCTTACTGGAGGATGTAGCTGTAAATGCTTCACTTCCTGTAAGAGATGAGCAGAACAGGAAGCGAACCAGTGACAGATGGAACTGAGAACCCGACTCTCCAGAACCGCCTCCACAGGTaaacatttttagcacagctATCTTCAACATCCCGGATCACAGAGAATAGTCTTTTAACACTGTGAACAAGCTCAGTTCATCCAGACTAAACAAGACTGATGTGAAAGGTCATGACCTTTAAcgctgttgttttctcttttctttttttgtcagtt is a window from the Solea solea chromosome 9, fSolSol10.1, whole genome shotgun sequence genome containing:
- the LOC131465432 gene encoding NACHT, LRR and PYD domains-containing protein 12-like isoform X1 is translated as MEDEDRVVSHKRPDFSSREAEPSDAQTKPGPSPGLSSESVKSDASKDLPLLLRTKPGPSPGLSSESVKSDASKDLPLLLRTKPGPSPGLSSESVKSDASKDLPLLFRTKPGPSAGLSSESVKSDASKDLPLLFRTKPGPSPGLSSESVKSDASKDLPLLFRTKPGPSPGLSSESVKSDASKDLPLLFRTKPGPSPGLSSESVKSDASKDLPLLFRTKPGPSPGLSSESVKSDASKDLPLLFRTKPGPSPGLSSESLKSDASKDLPLLFRTKPGPSPGLSSESVKSDASKDLPLLFRTKPGPSPGLSSESVKSDASKDLPLLFRTKPGPLRETSGVSVDEQTTCCSLCQNVLKDPVSTRCGHWFCKYCITSHWNQSGPPGDLCCPQCGQNISIPTDVGLQEVLDEHKISLRSRFEHVTEGTGGRGSRTLLNRIFTELYITQGQSEEVNTQHEVRQLETTFKKKMVQDTPIKCCDIFKALPDQQGRIRVVLTNGVAGVGKTFSVQKFTLDWAEGFENQDVNLLIVLSFRELNLIRDQQHSLLTLLHVFHPTLQKVSAEKLAVCKPLFIFDGLDESRLSLDISSRTRVSGVTHRSSVNVLLTNLIQGNLLPSALIWITSRPAAANQIPPTCVDRVTEVRGFTDDQKDEYFRKRSRSEDLSSRIISHIKTSRSLHIMCQIPVFCWISATVLEHMLTTEQRGELPKTLTDLYSHFLLVQIMSKKNKYDKGCETSPRQLTEADREVLLKLGRLAFEHLQKGDIMFYQEDLERCGLDVTEASVYSGVCTEIFRRESVIFQKTVYCFVHLSIQEFLAAVYMFHCYANRKTEVLQDFLGKQDDNSILDEFMKGAMKKSLQSENGHLDLFVRFLHGLCLESNQRLVGGLLGQTQNSPEIMQRVTDNLKRLKARNISPNRCINIFHCLIEMNDNTVHQEIQEFLNAEKRPAKEVSEIHCSALAYMLQMSEEVQDEFNLRTFNTSVEGRLRLIPAVRNCRRARVNRLRLSQPHCEVIGLALKSNPSYLTHLDLRWNHLEESGVKELSSGLQSPHCCLENLSLSECRLTEISCVSLASALNSNPSHLKHLDLNKNELKDSGAKELSGFLRSPDCGLETLSLIDCSLTEIGCSSLASALKSNPHLKVLDLSWNKLQDTGVKELSGFLESPDCGLKTLSLIDCGLSEISCSSLASPLKLLPSNLRHLDLSGNDLQDSGVKELSAGLQSPHCGLDTLSLSECRLTEISCSHLVSALKLRPSPVRHLDLSMNPLQDSGVKELSGFLQSPDCGLDSLRLSRCGLSEISCSSLAWALKLRPSHLRHLDLSGNDLQDSGVKELSAGLQSPHCGLDTLSLSECRLTEISCFSLASALKLRPSQLTHLDLSENPLQDSGVKELSAGLESPVCRLQTLRLSDCSLTEISCSSLTSALKSNPSHLRHLDLSFNNLQNSVVKELNSLVKSPDFRLDTLRWRRDFQDRWV
- the LOC131465432 gene encoding NACHT, LRR and PYD domains-containing protein 12-like isoform X2; the protein is MEDEDRVVSHKRPDFSSREAEPSDAQTKPGPSPGLSSESVKSDASKDLPLLLRTKPGPSPGLSSESVKSDASKDLPLLLRTKPGPSPGLSSESVKSDASKDLPLLFRTKPGPSAGLSSESVKSDASKDLPLLFRTKPGPSPGLSSESVKSDASKDLPLLFRTKPGPSPGLSSESVKSDASKDLPLLFRTKPGPSPGLSSESVKSDASKDLPLLFRTKPGPSPGLSSESVKSDASKDLPLLFRTKPGPSPGLSSESLKSDASKDLPLLFRTKPGPSPGLSSESVKSDASKDLPLLFRTKPGPSPGLSSESVKSDASKDLPLLFRTKPGPLRETSGVSVDEQTTCCSLCQNVLKDPVSTRCGHWFCKYCITSHWNQSGPPGDLCCPQCGQNISIPNVGLQEVLDEHKISLRSRFEHVTEGTGGRGSRTLLNRIFTELYITQGQSEEVNTQHEVRQLETTFKKKMVQDTPIKCCDIFKALPDQQGRIRVVLTNGVAGVGKTFSVQKFTLDWAEGFENQDVNLLIVLSFRELNLIRDQQHSLLTLLHVFHPTLQKVSAEKLAVCKPLFIFDGLDESRLSLDISSRTRVSGVTHRSSVNVLLTNLIQGNLLPSALIWITSRPAAANQIPPTCVDRVTEVRGFTDDQKDEYFRKRSRSEDLSSRIISHIKTSRSLHIMCQIPVFCWISATVLEHMLTTEQRGELPKTLTDLYSHFLLVQIMSKKNKYDKGCETSPRQLTEADREVLLKLGRLAFEHLQKGDIMFYQEDLERCGLDVTEASVYSGVCTEIFRRESVIFQKTVYCFVHLSIQEFLAAVYMFHCYANRKTEVLQDFLGKQDDNSILDEFMKGAMKKSLQSENGHLDLFVRFLHGLCLESNQRLVGGLLGQTQNSPEIMQRVTDNLKRLKARNISPNRCINIFHCLIEMNDNTVHQEIQEFLNAEKRPAKEVSEIHCSALAYMLQMSEEVQDEFNLRTFNTSVEGRLRLIPAVRNCRRARVNRLRLSQPHCEVIGLALKSNPSYLTHLDLRWNHLEESGVKELSSGLQSPHCCLENLSLSECRLTEISCVSLASALNSNPSHLKHLDLNKNELKDSGAKELSGFLRSPDCGLETLSLIDCSLTEIGCSSLASALKSNPHLKVLDLSWNKLQDTGVKELSGFLESPDCGLKTLSLIDCGLSEISCSSLASPLKLLPSNLRHLDLSGNDLQDSGVKELSAGLQSPHCGLDTLSLSECRLTEISCSHLVSALKLRPSPVRHLDLSMNPLQDSGVKELSGFLQSPDCGLDSLRLSRCGLSEISCSSLAWALKLRPSHLRHLDLSGNDLQDSGVKELSAGLQSPHCGLDTLSLSECRLTEISCFSLASALKLRPSQLTHLDLSENPLQDSGVKELSAGLESPVCRLQTLRLSDCSLTEISCSSLTSALKSNPSHLRHLDLSFNNLQNSVVKELNSLVKSPDFRLDTLRWRRDFQDRWV